In a genomic window of Occallatibacter riparius:
- the ispD gene encoding 2-C-methyl-D-erythritol 4-phosphate cytidylyltransferase, with translation MQVFAIMPAAGLGTRMAGPQPKQFLSLGGIPILIHSLRAFAAVPRITHIVVAVRKTEMERVQAQIAEHGFADRVQVVEGGDTRQDSVAHALAAVETTYGAAPDDIILVHDAVRPLIDAATISRTIDAVGEHGAAIVGVPAVDTIKQVERTAHGALITATIPRESIVYAQTPQGFRFGLIQSAFAEATADGFVGTDEASVVERAGHPVAVVPGSAFNLKITQPGDLELAEFYLQHYRAR, from the coding sequence ATGCAAGTATTTGCCATTATGCCCGCTGCCGGGCTCGGTACCCGCATGGCCGGTCCGCAGCCTAAGCAATTTTTGTCCCTTGGTGGCATCCCTATCCTGATCCACTCGCTTCGCGCTTTCGCGGCCGTGCCCCGCATCACCCACATCGTTGTGGCCGTCCGCAAGACTGAGATGGAGCGAGTCCAGGCCCAGATCGCCGAGCACGGTTTTGCCGACCGCGTACAGGTCGTCGAAGGCGGAGACACCCGCCAGGATTCCGTCGCCCACGCCCTTGCCGCTGTCGAAACCACCTACGGCGCCGCGCCCGACGACATCATCCTCGTCCATGACGCCGTCCGCCCCCTCATCGATGCCGCCACCATCTCCCGCACCATCGACGCTGTCGGAGAGCACGGCGCGGCCATCGTCGGCGTCCCTGCAGTCGACACCATCAAGCAGGTTGAGCGCACTGCCCATGGAGCCCTCATCACCGCGACCATCCCGCGCGAGTCCATCGTCTACGCTCAGACCCCCCAGGGCTTCCGCTTCGGCCTGATCCAATCCGCCTTTGCCGAGGCCACCGCCGACGGCTTCGTCGGCACTGACGAGGCCTCCGTTGTGGAGCGCGCCGGGCACCCCGTTGCCGTCGTACCCGGCTCCGCGTTTAACCTGAAGATTACCCAGCCCGGCGATCTGGAACTGGCCGAGTTCTATCTGCAGCACTACCGCGCCCGCTGA
- the ispF gene encoding 2-C-methyl-D-erythritol 2,4-cyclodiphosphate synthase: protein MDTRIGFGYDSHAFKAGVTLRIGGLTIDHPEGLAGHSDGDVLLHAITDALLGAVAAGDIGSFFPPGDPRWKDADSAIFLKLALEELEHAGYRIVNIDTTLILAAPKISPIAGEMRVRVADLLNIQLNQVSIKAKTPEGLNLDHVAQCHAVALVERALDEEDLKSMAAVVESQRQLEDVVEDLLSQVHGVPKKRTIAPLYDTEDIT from the coding sequence ATGGACACACGCATCGGATTCGGATACGACTCGCACGCCTTCAAAGCGGGCGTAACCTTGCGCATCGGCGGCCTCACCATCGACCACCCTGAAGGCCTCGCTGGCCACTCGGACGGCGACGTCCTCCTCCACGCCATCACCGATGCCCTGCTTGGAGCCGTCGCCGCCGGCGACATCGGCAGCTTCTTCCCTCCGGGGGACCCCCGCTGGAAAGACGCCGACTCGGCGATCTTTCTCAAGCTGGCCCTCGAAGAGCTCGAGCACGCCGGCTATCGCATCGTCAACATCGACACCACCCTGATTTTGGCCGCACCCAAGATCTCGCCCATCGCCGGTGAAATGCGCGTCCGGGTCGCCGACCTGCTCAATATCCAGCTCAACCAGGTCAGCATCAAGGCCAAGACTCCCGAGGGCCTGAACCTCGACCATGTCGCCCAGTGTCATGCCGTCGCCCTGGTCGAGCGCGCCCTCGACGAAGAAGACCTCAAGAGCATGGCGGCCGTAGTCGAGTCGCAGCGCCAGCTTGAAGACGTTGTCGAAGACCTCCTCAGCCAGGTCCACGGCGTTCCCAAAAAACGCACCATCGCCCCCCTCTACGACACCGAAGACATCACCTAA
- the gltX gene encoding glutamate--tRNA ligase: MSDQTATKPRVRFAPSPTGFLHVGSARTFIFNWLYARHNGGTMVFRLDDTDVERNTDASVQSIFEGLRWLGLNWDEEYKQSERLDLHRAAAQAIFEKGLAYRDFTPAHAAEGEASSAQGAWLFNPGMRELSREASDRRAAAGEPFALRYRVPRGAGRLVQFNDAVYGEMSKPADEVEDFALLRSDGNPTYHLSSCVDDADLRITQIIRGQDHLTNTFKHVLIFEGLGATPPQFAHLPLLVAPDGAKLSKRKHGPVVSVTTYRDAGFVPEAFINFLCLLGWSPKNDLEFMQIAQLTELFTLEGVNRSNAVVNFSEETPFDPKAVHLNGEHLRVLSVEDLTQRLLPFFVNAGLIATDPSSSPSSFENGGIDDAAIKKLLAVTPLIRERIRLMAEAPAAADFFFLSELPPYDPAELIPQISKKEQGDAALALRVLKHAAEVLDETDFNHDALDHALREAAADLGLKAGPMFQPIRVAVCGRKNAPPLFETMVVLGKETCLTRIRQAEEKLTTL; encoded by the coding sequence ATGTCAGACCAAACCGCCACAAAACCCCGCGTCCGCTTCGCCCCCTCGCCCACCGGATTCCTCCACGTCGGCTCCGCCCGCACGTTCATCTTCAACTGGCTCTACGCGCGCCACAACGGCGGAACCATGGTTTTCCGCCTCGACGACACTGACGTCGAGCGCAACACCGACGCGAGCGTCCAGTCCATCTTCGAAGGCCTCCGTTGGCTCGGCCTCAATTGGGATGAGGAATACAAGCAATCCGAGCGGCTCGATCTCCACCGTGCCGCCGCCCAGGCCATCTTCGAGAAGGGCCTCGCCTACCGCGACTTCACCCCCGCCCACGCTGCCGAAGGCGAAGCCTCATCCGCCCAGGGTGCATGGCTCTTCAACCCCGGCATGCGCGAGCTCTCCCGCGAGGCGTCCGACCGCCGCGCCGCCGCGGGCGAGCCCTTCGCCCTCCGCTACCGCGTCCCCCGCGGAGCCGGTCGCCTGGTCCAGTTCAATGACGCCGTCTACGGCGAGATGTCCAAGCCTGCCGACGAGGTCGAAGACTTCGCCCTCCTGCGTTCCGACGGCAATCCGACTTACCACTTATCGTCCTGCGTCGACGACGCCGACCTGCGTATCACCCAGATCATTCGCGGCCAGGACCACCTCACCAACACCTTCAAGCATGTCCTCATCTTCGAGGGCCTCGGCGCCACCCCGCCGCAGTTTGCGCACCTCCCGCTGCTCGTCGCCCCCGACGGCGCCAAGCTCAGCAAGCGCAAGCACGGTCCCGTGGTCAGCGTCACCACCTACCGCGACGCCGGATTCGTCCCCGAAGCTTTCATCAACTTCCTCTGCCTCCTCGGCTGGTCACCCAAAAACGACCTCGAGTTCATGCAGATCGCTCAGCTCACCGAGCTCTTCACCCTCGAAGGCGTCAACCGCTCCAACGCCGTCGTGAACTTTTCCGAAGAGACGCCCTTCGACCCTAAGGCCGTTCATCTCAACGGCGAGCATCTCCGGGTGCTCTCCGTCGAAGACTTGACCCAGCGCCTCCTGCCGTTCTTCGTCAACGCCGGCCTGATCGCGACTGACCCATCCTCTTCCCCCTCTTCTTTCGAAAACGGCGGGATCGACGATGCGGCGATCAAGAAACTCCTCGCCGTCACGCCCCTCATCCGCGAGCGCATCCGCCTCATGGCCGAAGCCCCGGCCGCGGCCGACTTCTTCTTCCTCTCCGAACTCCCGCCCTACGACCCCGCGGAGTTGATCCCGCAGATCAGCAAGAAAGAGCAGGGCGATGCCGCCCTCGCCCTGCGCGTCCTCAAGCACGCCGCTGAAGTCCTCGACGAAACCGACTTCAACCACGACGCGCTCGATCACGCCCTCCGCGAAGCCGCCGCCGACCTCGGCCTCAAAGCCGGCCCCATGTTCCAGCCGATACGTGTTGCCGTCTGCGGCCGCAAGAACGCCCCGCCCCTCTTCGAAACCATGGTCGTCCTCGGCAAAGAAACCTGCCTGACCCGCATCCGCCAGGCCGAAGAGAAACTAACGACCCTGTAG
- a CDS encoding glutamine--tRNA ligase/YqeY domain fusion protein, translating to MAATTDSNPESTATRTEEPRTTPNFLRDIIAEDVRTKKYGDATIQTRFPPEPNGYLHIGHAKAICLDFGLADEVGGRTNLRFDDTNPEKEEQEYVDSIQADVRWLGFEWERLCYASDYFHQLYDWAIQLIKAGKAYVDDLTADEIRQYRGTLTEPGKNSPYRDRSVEENLDLFTRMKAGEFPDGTRVLRAKIDMASPNINMRDPIMYRILHAEHHRTGNEWCIYPMYDYAHGQSDSIEQVTHSMCTLEFADHQPLYKWFIENLGIFPSQQIEFDRLNLTYTMLSKRKLLQLVNENRVSGWDDPRMPTLNGIRRRGFTPEALRAFCGYIGATRTNGTTDIEVLEHFQRDDLNKRASRAMAVLRPLKLVITNYPEGQTEHVEVQNNPEDPTAGTRQVPFSREIYIEQDDFREVPPPKYYRLSPGKEVRLRSAYFVTAQSVVKDDAGNITEVHCTYDPASRGGNSPDGRKVKSTMHWVSAAHALTAEVRLYDKLFSKPDPYDFPEGGDLFDNLNPNSLEVITDAKLEPSLAAAKPGAPYQFERVGYFTPDPDSTADKLVFNRTLPLKDSWAKIEKKTGA from the coding sequence ATGGCAGCCACCACAGACTCGAACCCGGAAAGCACCGCGACCCGTACCGAAGAACCCCGCACCACCCCCAACTTTCTCCGCGACATCATCGCCGAGGATGTCCGCACCAAAAAGTACGGCGACGCCACCATCCAGACCCGCTTTCCGCCCGAGCCCAACGGCTACCTCCACATCGGCCACGCCAAGGCCATCTGCCTCGACTTCGGCCTCGCCGACGAAGTGGGCGGCCGTACCAATCTCCGCTTTGACGACACAAACCCCGAAAAAGAAGAGCAGGAGTACGTCGACTCTATCCAGGCCGACGTCCGCTGGCTCGGCTTCGAGTGGGAGCGCCTCTGCTACGCCTCCGACTACTTCCACCAGCTCTACGACTGGGCCATCCAGCTCATCAAAGCCGGCAAAGCCTATGTCGACGACCTGACCGCCGACGAGATCCGCCAGTACCGCGGCACCCTCACCGAGCCCGGCAAGAACTCGCCCTACCGAGACCGCTCCGTCGAAGAAAATCTCGACCTCTTCACCCGCATGAAAGCCGGCGAGTTCCCCGACGGCACGCGCGTTCTGCGCGCGAAGATTGACATGGCCTCGCCCAACATCAACATGCGCGACCCCATCATGTACCGCATCCTCCACGCCGAGCATCACCGCACCGGCAACGAGTGGTGCATCTACCCGATGTACGACTACGCGCACGGCCAGTCGGATTCGATCGAGCAGGTCACGCACTCCATGTGCACCCTGGAGTTCGCCGACCATCAGCCGCTCTACAAGTGGTTCATTGAGAACCTCGGCATCTTCCCCTCGCAGCAGATCGAGTTCGATCGCCTCAACCTCACGTACACCATGCTGTCGAAGCGTAAGCTGCTGCAGCTTGTGAACGAGAACCGCGTCTCAGGTTGGGACGACCCGCGCATGCCTACGCTCAATGGCATCCGACGCCGCGGCTTCACGCCTGAGGCCCTGAGGGCCTTTTGCGGCTATATCGGCGCCACCCGCACCAACGGGACTACCGACATTGAAGTCCTTGAACACTTCCAGCGTGACGACCTCAACAAGCGCGCCTCCCGCGCCATGGCCGTCCTGCGCCCGCTCAAACTGGTGATCACGAATTACCCAGAAGGCCAGACGGAGCACGTCGAAGTCCAGAACAACCCCGAAGACCCGACCGCTGGCACCCGCCAGGTGCCCTTCTCGCGCGAGATCTACATCGAGCAGGACGATTTCCGCGAGGTCCCGCCGCCCAAGTATTACCGTCTTTCGCCCGGGAAGGAAGTGCGTCTGCGCTCGGCTTACTTCGTTACTGCACAGTCCGTGGTGAAAGATGACGCCGGCAACATCACCGAGGTCCACTGCACCTACGACCCCGCCAGCCGCGGCGGCAACTCGCCTGACGGCCGCAAGGTCAAGTCAACGATGCATTGGGTCTCCGCGGCCCATGCGCTCACGGCGGAAGTCCGTCTCTACGACAAGCTCTTCTCCAAGCCCGACCCCTACGACTTCCCTGAGGGCGGCGACCTCTTCGACAACCTCAATCCCAACTCGCTTGAAGTCATCACCGACGCCAAACTCGAGCCGTCGCTCGCCGCGGCGAAACCTGGCGCACCCTACCAGTTTGAGCGCGTAGGCTACTTCACTCCCGACCCGGACTCAACAGCGGATAAGCTCGTCTTCAACCGCACGTTGCCGCTGAAAGATTCGTGGGCCAAGATTGAAAAGAAAACTGGAGCGTAG
- a CDS encoding Rieske (2Fe-2S) protein translates to MPDFIRICSQSELPASGTVAEFTANGRALCVANLNGAISVLNGVCPHEEGPLGEGTIENGCVVCPWHGYGFDLRTGQAPDDPSMKVEVFESKLEDGELRAKL, encoded by the coding sequence ATGCCCGACTTCATCCGCATCTGCTCCCAGTCCGAACTCCCCGCCTCCGGCACTGTAGCCGAATTCACCGCCAACGGCCGCGCGCTCTGCGTTGCCAATCTCAACGGCGCCATCTCTGTGCTGAATGGCGTCTGCCCGCACGAGGAAGGCCCGCTCGGCGAAGGCACCATCGAGAACGGCTGCGTCGTTTGCCCCTGGCACGGCTACGGCTTCGATCTTCGCACCGGCCAGGCCCCCGACGACCCCTCCATGAAAGTTGAAGTCTTCGAATCCAAACTCGAAGACGGCGAACTCCGCGCAAAGCTCTAG